A segment of the Tautonia rosea genome:
CGGCTCGCATGGGCTGGAACTTCAGATAGGTCAACGATCGCCAGAGCCACTCCGCCGGGCCGAAGCGGAACCGAGCGAGCCAGAGTGGACTGTACCAGAGCTGAATCGCCCAGATCGCCAGTACAATCAGCCAGAGCGTCGGCCGATCGAGCGTGCCGAACAGGCCGAATCCGTAGCCGTAAAACAGCAACGTGCCGACGATGCTCTGCGTCAGATAGTTCGTCAGGGCCATCCGGCCGACCGCGGCCAGCCGGGCCGTCAGTCGCGGCAACACGCCCGACTTGACCACCAGCATCACCACCGCCGCGTGACCCAGCGCCACCGGCAAGGTGGCTAGCTGGGTCAACGACGACCCGAAGATCATCCCCCGAACCACATCGAAATCAGTCGCCCAGAGATCCAGCCCTCCCACAATTGTCAACGGCAGGCCGATCCCGTAGGCGATCAGAGCCATGACCCCATAGAACCGGGTCGATCGTTCTGCCGAGAAGGCCCCCCATTTCATGAAGGCCATTCCCACGAGCATGCGACCGGCGATGCCCCAGATGAACAGGGGAAGAAAAAACGCCTGGAATCCGATCGACTCCTGTGCCCGGTGGGGGAAGACCTCCCAGTAACTCCCGCGGTAGGCGGTCAGTTGCTCGGCAAACTGCTCCTCGGTCGGTTCGAAGAAGGCACCCATTTCCTCCCAGGCCTCGGCCAGTTCGGCTCGGCCCGGTTCGGAGGTGCCGACGCTGGCCGACGTCGTCTCCGCCATCGCTCGCATCGCACCGATCCCCAGACCCAGGATCGAAAACAACAGGCTTGAGCCGATGAACAAGACCGTCCCCAGGGCAAACAGCCGACCGGGGCTCATCGATCGGAACAGGAACAGCACGAGGCCGCACAGGGCGTAAGCGACCAGGATGTCGCCCGACCAGATGAAGTACGCGTGGATCAGCCCGATCACCAGCAGCCAGAGCACCCGACGGTAATAGACCCAGGCGAACGCCGTCCCACGCCGCTCGGCTCGGTCGGCCATCAACACCAGGCCGGCCCCAAAGAGCATCGAGAAGAGGGTCATCATCTTGCCGGAGAACAGCAGTTGATTGACCATCCAGGCCGATCGGTTGAGCAGCCCTGGCCCTCCGCTCAGATCCGGATTGTCGTAGGCCGAGAAGGGCCAGGCGAAGCTGACGATATTCATCGCCAGGATGCCGAGCAAGGCTACCCCCCGCAGCACATCCACGGCCGCCAGCCGTTCAGCCTTGCCGACCGGTTCGGCCTGAGACGGCACAAGAGGGGGTTCCGTTGCCGGGGTCGGTGCCACCGGCGCGAGCAGATCATCCCCCGGCGCAGGATCGCCGAGAGCATCAGACCGATCGGAAGCAGTCGGATCGTGTGTTGCCATGAAGTCTCATCTCGGTCAGGTTCGCAGATGCTCCGCGGTCCCTTGACACCGAGGAGCAATCCGGGGTTCAAGTGTTCGTTCACCCGGAAGTTCGACAACCCGACCGAAAGATTCACTACCTACGTGGGCGATTTCCCGCCAATCCGGGATTGCCCGTCTCCGGGTGTCTTCCCGCATCAGAGTACCAGGCGGGCCGACTCTCGATCGAGCAATAAGGTTGCTCCCTCGTGCTGTCGCAGGGCCGAGGCCGGGCAGGCTTCCGAGATCGGTCCCTTCAGCGTGGCCAGCACCGCATCGGCCTTGCGAGGGCCAGGCACGACCACCGAAAGAACCGGCGCCGAGAGCAGGGCAGGCACGGTCAGGGTGTAGGCGTGTGTCGGAACGTCATCCAGCTCGGCGAAGCAGCCGTCGTTGACCTGCTGCACGCGGCACGAGTGATCAAGCCGGACCACCTTGATCAGGACCGGGTCCAGAAAGTCGGCGACGGGCGGATCGTTGAAGGCCAGGTGCCCGTTTTCCCCGATCCCGGCACAGACGATATCCGGCGGTTCGGACCGCAACGCATCCTCATATTCCAGGCAGGTCCGCAGGGGGCGGTCGGTCTGCTCACCCGGGATCAGGCGGAGCCGATCATCCGGCAAGCCTGCCATCCGAAAAATGTGCTCATGCAAGTAGCGACGGAAGCTTGCCGGATGATCCGGAGACAAACCCAGATATTCATCCATGTGAAAGCCGACGACGCGTGACCAGTCAATCGCGTCGATCCCCAGCAAAGCTGTCAGGAATTCGTCCTGGCTCGGGGCGGCGGCGAAGATGATGTTGGCCATTTTGGCGGCCTGATGGCGGGCCGCAATGGCCTCGGCCACCCCGGCCGCGGCGGCCCGTCCCAGGCGGGCTCGGTCTTCAAAGACCCGAACGCGGAGGCGGTCGACGGTCCATTCGGCGATCGGCGTGGGGGGGGCCGGCAGGGACATGGTGGCAGTCTCTCAGGTCTCAATCGGAGGTCGATGGCGTCGGACGAGGATACACCAGGCGGGCCGGGCGAGCCATCGCACCCGACTCCTGAGGCTCGAAGGATACCCCGATGATCCGCCGATCTCAACACCGCCGAACGTCCTCTCACGAGCCAATCGTCCTAAAGGCGGGCGTGGCCGACCGTCAGGGGATACCCAGCAGCACCACCGCCACGATCACCACCCCGCCAATCACCGCGACCACCAGTCCCGGGTTGCGCCTCAATCTGAGATAAAAGAGCAAGATTAAGCCCGAGAGCGAGATCACCGTCAGCACCACCGCCGAAACGTCGATCGCCACCGACCAGACCGGCCCTGTATCCCTACCCTTGTGTAGGTCGTTCAGTACAGCCACCAGGCCGAGCGTGCTTTCCGTCAGAAAGTACTCGCCTGTCTCTCGATCAATCCGAGCATCGGCGGAATAGCCGGGGCCTTTGAATGTGACGAAGCATTCATATTCATCCACGAAAAACTCGGTCAACGCCCCCTTCACGTCGTGCTCCAGCCGCAGGTACTCGACCACCCTGAGCTGATCGACCTGATCCTCTGCCTGGTCCGTCGTCGCCGAGTCAAGATCGTTGAGCCACGATCGCTCCAGCGTTCCCTCGGCTTCATCCAGATGCTCGACGTTGGCGAAGAACCAGTCGGGATGGTTCAGCGTCAGACCGGTCACACTGAAGAACAAGACCGAGGCCAGGCCGAACATCGACAAATAAATGTGCAGCCATCGCGCAACGGCCGCCACCCGATTCCCGAGCGGCCGCCTCGATCGCCTGCGCGTTCCCCGATCGGAACGTTCCGCCGTGTCCGGTTCCAGATCCTCGTCACTCGGACCCGACGCGGCGGTATTCGACGGAAGCGGACTTGATTTCGACATTCCCTTCGTAATCCTCGGCAAACGGTTCGTCGGCGATCGAAACCGGCATGCGAATCACCTGATGGGTTCCGTGCTCGCGAGCAGCCTCGACAAAGACCGTGTACGACCCTTCCGGTAAGGGCTGGCCCTTGTCGTCCTTCCCGTTCCAGCTGATGCGGTATTCACCGGGTGGGCGGGTCGATCGGCCGATCGCATACGCCTTGTTCCGCCGCTCGATTCGGGTGCGGCCGGCGTCGCTTCGGTACCAACGCAAGAGGTCGGGCAACCACTGATCCGGTCCCGAACCGGACATCGACACCCACATCAACAAGTGCCGAACCACGTGCCCGGTTTCGTCCTCGATATAGACCACCACGTAGGGCCGCCGATAGCGCCGTTGCTCGACCTCGGGCCGGTTGATCTCGAACCGAACGACCAGCTCGAACGACTCTCCCCAGACTCCCCGAGGCTCGGAAATCGGGCTGGACTCTGTCGGCACCGCAGCCGGTTCCCGGGCATCGGCCAGGAACGGGGCCGACGGCCTCGACCGTTCCAGATCGCCCCAGCCGTCACTGCGGTGGATCGTGCCGTCGCGGGCGACAATCAGGCACTCGACCTCCGCCAGGGCGTTGACCAGGCGAAGTCCCTCCGCAATCGGCAAGACGTTGAGCGCCGTGGCTAGGGCGTCGGCATCGCTTCCGCTCGGAGCGACCACGGAAGCCGAGGCCACGGCTTCGACCGGTCGGCCGCTTCGGGGATCAATGATGTGAGAATGCCAGCGGCCATCGATCATCCAGCCGCGATGAGCTGCGCCGCTCGTGGCAACCGAGCGATTCCGGACTTCCAGAAACGTGAACGGCTCGCTCGCCTCCGAATCCCCCTTTGGCGGAGCGAGCCCGATCGTGCCGAACCCGTTACCGACAACCCGCAAGTCCCCACCCACGTTCAGCAAGAGCCCGTGAACTCCCCGGTTCGGGTCGAGTCCCTCGGCACAGGCCCGCTCAATGATGAATCCCTTGGCGATGCCGTCCAGGCTGATCGGCGTCTGGCCGATCCGTTCGGCGGTCTGAGCCTTGAGATCGAGCCTCCAGGCATTGGCCGAAGCCAGTCGTCTTGCCTTCGCCAACTCGTTACCCGTTGGCGTTCGGCCTCGTTCGGCGCTTGCATTCCAGAGCTTGCCGAACACGGCCACCCTCGGGTCGAAGGCACCACCGGTCGTCTCTCTCCAGTGATCGGCACCGCGGAGCACCTCGAACAGTTCGGTTGGAATATTCGAGATCTCGCCCGGATCATTCATCCACTGACTGAGACGACTTGATGGATCGTAACTGCTGAGAATGGCCGAGAGGCGGTCAATTTCGGCCAGAACGCGAGCCTCAGCCCCCCGGGCAGCTGCTTCGTTGTCGGCCTGGACGCGAAGCTCCAGCGCCGTACCCATCACCTCCTCGTGAAAGAACCCGAACTCGTCAGCGCTGGCGAGGGGGGCGAAGAGAGTTCCCATGAGTAGCAACGCCGGAAGAATCCAGAAATCAGAATGCATGCAGCCTCCTCAGCAATCCGAACCGCGATTCCCGAAGACGCTTCGATGGTAGTGGACGATCCTTCCCGAGGCAACCGCGCCGCTGACGATCGTTGAGCCCCACGGCCTTGGGATTCTCCACTGCCGACACCGCGCTCGCCTTACCCCTGCTTGACGGCCTGAACGGATTGGATACGCTGGAATCACCTTCCCTCAGTCTCACCTCGCGCGTAATGAAAAGGGATGCGGGGTGGCCGGTCTTCGCTTCGAGCCGACATGCAGGGGCGGTTCATCCGCCCGGAGCCTCCCATTGATGAGTCACTCGCACCGGACGATGCCCGCGTCCCGACTGTGTTCTTCCTGGTCCCGGGCCGCCGGTTGGTCGCTTCTCGGATCCTTGGCCCTGATCCTTGCGGGGACCGGTTGCTCGGGTAACGGGACGCTCGGGCAAGACGTGGCGGCGGCGATCGCGTCGGGTCAGCTTGACGAGGCTCAGCAACTCGTCGATGGATGGCTTTCACGGCGTTCCAATGACCCTGAAGCCCTCGCCTGGGCTGCCCGTGTTGCCCTGGCCCAGGATCGACCGACCGAGGCGTTCGAGTTCGCTCGGCGCGCCCAGCAGCAGGGGCTCGATCGGTCAGCCCTGCGCGATGTCGAGGGAGTGGCCCTCGCCCGAGCCGGTCGCATGGCCGAGGCCGAGCCGCTGCTTCGTGCTCACCTGGCCGCCACCGATCGCCCCGACCCGGTCGCTTGCCAGGCCCTCGCCGAGATCGGCATGGCCACCTTCCGATTCGGAGCCGCCCGAGAGGCCCTCGCCCGATGGCGACGCGATGCCCCCGACGACCCCGAACCCTGGTTGATGGAAGCGGAAATCTCCGAACGCATCGGCGATGAGTACACGGTCATCGCCTCGCATTACCGCGAGGCCCTGAAACGCGACCCGACCCTCGATGGTGTGTTGCTCCGCCTGGCCGAAACCATTCGCCGCTCCGGCAACTACGCGGAGGCGGTCGAATCCTTTAACGCCTACCTCGAGCGCCACCCCGACGACCCGGACGCCCTCGCCTGGGCCGGTCTGAACCAGCTGGGTATGGGGGAGGTTGAGGCCGCCGAGGGCTTGCTCCAGCAGGCCCTGGAGCAGGATGCCGACCACCTGGAGGCCATCAAGGGACTCGCCCGGCTGTACCAGCAAACCGGCCGCATTGCCGAGGCCCTCGATCAGTTCAATCGGGCCGCCGAGCTGGAGCCCGAGCAGGCGGACATCCCCTATCAGCAATCGTTGTTGCTCGCCCGGCTCGGACGCCGGGAAGAAGCCGAGCAAATGCGCGAGCGGTCCGAACAACTTCGCGCCCAGTCGGCCGAGATCGAACGCCTACGCGATGCCCTCGTGCGCGATCCAAACAATGCCGAGCTCCAGTACGAAACCGCTCGCTGGTTGATCGAGCACGGTCACGCCGAAGAAGGCGTTCGCTGGGCCGAGAAGGCGATCGCCACGGTTCCGGGCCATCGTCCTTCTTGCCTGCTGCTTGCCGAGTATTACGAAGGGACCGATCAACCCGACCTGGCCAGCTTCTACCGCTTCAACGCCGCTCCGGCCGATCGGTAACGCGTGGTCTCTCCGGAAACCTGGAGGCCGCGAGGCGAGCGTCTGTCGGGAGTTCTCCGGGCGGATGTGTGCCCAGTCCTGGCTCCTGCTCCGGCTGTTGCGTTTTCGCAACCGTTGCGATTCGGCAACATCCGAGGTCCGGGCCGAACCGGATTCGAACACCGGGCGCACAGAAACGACCCGGTTCCCATGCCTTGGCTCAAAGCCCGCAGAGGCAGGGGATCGGGTCGTCTGGAGTCGAGTCGAGTCACCTGGGCGCCGGCCCGTGGCTCAATCGGTCAGGTCGAAGTTGACGTTGCGATTCGAACCGCTCTCGACCGTGTAGGTCAGCCCCGAGGTGTCCGGCAGGCTGTACTTGGCAGGAACGAGGTCCTTGGCCTCCTCGAAGGCTTTGGCCACGTCGTCCTGCTTCGGAGAACCACCCTGCACGCCACTCATCGCGGCGTCGAAGTCGACGTCGCGCGAAGTGATCGAAACCCGGTACTCCCCGGGCAGGGCACCATCGCCGTCAACGGCGGTGGTCAGGTAGTAGGAGCCGCTCTCAATCGTTCCACTGGCCGCTCGACCTTCGGGGTCAACGGGGGCGAAGGTGATGGTGCCGGTCTCGACGGGCTGGCCGTTGTAGTTGACGGTCCCTGAAACCGGGTAGCGCTTGGCAAGGCCCGTCCCGTCACTGCAACCGACGACAATCATCATGCCGACGAAGGTGAGAGCCAGGGGGGTGAATCGACGGATCAAGGTCAAGGGTGCCGCGGTCATGGTCGCTCCACTGCGGAATGGCGGAATCAATCGAGGCAAGAGGGATGCCCCTGGCCACTCGGAATTGGGACCAGAGAGCATCATTGAGCCCATCGAACCAACGAAGCGGACCCCCGGAAGACGAATCTCCCGGGGGTCGAGGATGCTCCAAAGCGGGGTGGCCGCATCGCCAGGCCCCGGAGCAATCAGAAGGAGTCGAGGATCAATACTGGTCGGCGCTGACGACCTCGCCGCCGTTTCGGCTGCCGAGGGCACAGTAGACGACGATATTGATGCTCTCCTTGAGGAACTTCACCGAGCCGTCAGCGAACAGGAAGTTCGCACCGCCCGGGTGTTCGCTCTTGGCTCCCTTGCTCGCATAGCTGAACCGGCTCCGCCAGTTGGGCGAGCCGAACTGGACGGCCGGGGCTTCCGGCGTCTTCCAGTTGATCGGAACCGTGGTGCCGAAGGTGCTGCCGTTGTTCATGTAGAAGTTGCTGTCAGCAACCTGATACGGCAGCGTCTCGCCCACGATGATGGTGTTGCTCGTGCCGTCTCGCACGCTGGCCAGGTTCACCGGGCCGATACCCGAGTTGCGGTACGAGAAGAACCCACGGAGCCGGCCTGGACCACGCGCCGAGAGGGTCTCGTTGAAGTTCGTACCCCAGAAACCCGCCCAACCAATGCGGGGCGCTCCCGGAGCCAGCACCGTGCCGACCGGGGTTTCCCAGGGGCCGCCCGGAGGGGTCAGGCCGCCGATGCAGTAGTTGTCGCCGAAGCTGCCCGGGTAGTTCGACACGGGAACGACGGTCGGCGGAGCGCCGGTCGCCGGGTTGATCGGGCCAGAGCCGTTGGGCCACTGGCCGGTGATGGTTTCACGCTCTCGGAGGCCGCCGTTGTTCTCGCCGTCCGAGGGGCAGAGCCAGGTATTGTTGACCGTCACCCACGCCGTGAACCACGCACCGGCACCGGCGCCGGTGTTGCTGCCGTGCACGTCGAAGTTCAGGGCGTTGTACTGGTTGGTCCCTTCCATCTGCGGCAGGATCAAGGCCCGCCAGCTCAGGGTGCTCATCTGGGAGTTGCCGGCCCAGATGCTACCCCGGCTTTCGTCGGCAATCGCGCCGGGAGGGAACGCGTTGACCTGGTCGTGGTAGTTGTGCAGAGCGATGCCGATCTGCTTCAGGTTGTTCACGCACTGGGCCCGTCGGGCCGCTTCGCGAGCACTCTGAACGGCAGGAAGCAGCAACGCGATCAAGACACCGATAATGGCGATGACCACCAAGAGTTCGATCAAGGTGAAACCGAGGCGTCTGCGAGCGCTGACCTTCATTGCGAATTGTACTCCTGGCGAGCAATCCCAGAGCGATACCTCGCCCCGAAATGTGCTCGGGTAGAACCCCGAAGACTGGAACACGCGAACGACCAAGCGAAAGGCGATCTGAAATCGTGTCCCGAACGGAACACGACTGAGAAACCGCAATCACCGCCGGGTATCTTGATCGGCTCGAACGAAATCTGTTCGAGGAAGGAATCCTC
Coding sequences within it:
- a CDS encoding PepSY-associated TM helix domain-containing protein, with the translated sequence MSKSSPLPSNTAASGPSDEDLEPDTAERSDRGTRRRSRRPLGNRVAAVARWLHIYLSMFGLASVLFFSVTGLTLNHPDWFFANVEHLDEAEGTLERSWLNDLDSATTDQAEDQVDQLRVVEYLRLEHDVKGALTEFFVDEYECFVTFKGPGYSADARIDRETGEYFLTESTLGLVAVLNDLHKGRDTGPVWSVAIDVSAVVLTVISLSGLILLFYLRLRRNPGLVVAVIGGVVIVAVVLLGIP
- a CDS encoding 6-phosphogluconolactonase → MSLPAPPTPIAEWTVDRLRVRVFEDRARLGRAAAAGVAEAIAARHQAAKMANIIFAAAPSQDEFLTALLGIDAIDWSRVVGFHMDEYLGLSPDHPASFRRYLHEHIFRMAGLPDDRLRLIPGEQTDRPLRTCLEYEDALRSEPPDIVCAGIGENGHLAFNDPPVADFLDPVLIKVVRLDHSCRVQQVNDGCFAELDDVPTHAYTLTVPALLSAPVLSVVVPGPRKADAVLATLKGPISEACPASALRQHEGATLLLDRESARLVL
- a CDS encoding DUF2271 domain-containing protein → MHSDFWILPALLLMGTLFAPLASADEFGFFHEEVMGTALELRVQADNEAAARGAEARVLAEIDRLSAILSSYDPSSRLSQWMNDPGEISNIPTELFEVLRGADHWRETTGGAFDPRVAVFGKLWNASAERGRTPTGNELAKARRLASANAWRLDLKAQTAERIGQTPISLDGIAKGFIIERACAEGLDPNRGVHGLLLNVGGDLRVVGNGFGTIGLAPPKGDSEASEPFTFLEVRNRSVATSGAAHRGWMIDGRWHSHIIDPRSGRPVEAVASASVVAPSGSDADALATALNVLPIAEGLRLVNALAEVECLIVARDGTIHRSDGWGDLERSRPSAPFLADAREPAAVPTESSPISEPRGVWGESFELVVRFEINRPEVEQRRYRRPYVVVYIEDETGHVVRHLLMWVSMSGSGPDQWLPDLLRWYRSDAGRTRIERRNKAYAIGRSTRPPGEYRISWNGKDDKGQPLPEGSYTVFVEAAREHGTHQVIRMPVSIADEPFAEDYEGNVEIKSASVEYRRVGSE
- a CDS encoding DUF418 domain-containing protein; translated protein: MATHDPTASDRSDALGDPAPGDDLLAPVAPTPATEPPLVPSQAEPVGKAERLAAVDVLRGVALLGILAMNIVSFAWPFSAYDNPDLSGGPGLLNRSAWMVNQLLFSGKMMTLFSMLFGAGLVLMADRAERRGTAFAWVYYRRVLWLLVIGLIHAYFIWSGDILVAYALCGLVLFLFRSMSPGRLFALGTVLFIGSSLLFSILGLGIGAMRAMAETTSASVGTSEPGRAELAEAWEEMGAFFEPTEEQFAEQLTAYRGSYWEVFPHRAQESIGFQAFFLPLFIWGIAGRMLVGMAFMKWGAFSAERSTRFYGVMALIAYGIGLPLTIVGGLDLWATDFDVVRGMIFGSSLTQLATLPVALGHAAVVMLVVKSGVLPRLTARLAAVGRMALTNYLTQSIVGTLLFYGYGFGLFGTLDRPTLWLIVLAIWAIQLWYSPLWLARFRFGPAEWLWRSLTYLKFQPMRAAKA
- a CDS encoding DUF1559 domain-containing protein, with the translated sequence MKVSARRRLGFTLIELLVVIAIIGVLIALLLPAVQSAREAARRAQCVNNLKQIGIALHNYHDQVNAFPPGAIADESRGSIWAGNSQMSTLSWRALILPQMEGTNQYNALNFDVHGSNTGAGAGAWFTAWVTVNNTWLCPSDGENNGGLRERETITGQWPNGSGPINPATGAPPTVVPVSNYPGSFGDNYCIGGLTPPGGPWETPVGTVLAPGAPRIGWAGFWGTNFNETLSARGPGRLRGFFSYRNSGIGPVNLASVRDGTSNTIIVGETLPYQVADSNFYMNNGSTFGTTVPINWKTPEAPAVQFGSPNWRSRFSYASKGAKSEHPGGANFLFADGSVKFLKESINIVVYCALGSRNGGEVVSADQY
- a CDS encoding tetratricopeptide repeat protein, translated to MSHSHRTMPASRLCSSWSRAAGWSLLGSLALILAGTGCSGNGTLGQDVAAAIASGQLDEAQQLVDGWLSRRSNDPEALAWAARVALAQDRPTEAFEFARRAQQQGLDRSALRDVEGVALARAGRMAEAEPLLRAHLAATDRPDPVACQALAEIGMATFRFGAAREALARWRRDAPDDPEPWLMEAEISERIGDEYTVIASHYREALKRDPTLDGVLLRLAETIRRSGNYAEAVESFNAYLERHPDDPDALAWAGLNQLGMGEVEAAEGLLQQALEQDADHLEAIKGLARLYQQTGRIAEALDQFNRAAELEPEQADIPYQQSLLLARLGRREEAEQMRERSEQLRAQSAEIERLRDALVRDPNNAELQYETARWLIEHGHAEEGVRWAEKAIATVPGHRPSCLLLAEYYEGTDQPDLASFYRFNAAPADR